DNA sequence from the bacterium genome:
TTGAATAAGGCAATAGAAGAAAGGCCTGATTTGATTCTCCTTGATGTGATGCTGCCTAAAAAAAATGGCTATCAGATATGTCAACGCCTAAAATCTGATGAACAATACAAACATATTCCTATTGTTATGTTAACTGCTAAGGGACAGAAGAGTGATAAAGAATGGGGAGAGCGCACAGGGGCAGATGTCTATATTACGAAGCCTTTTGATGATAAAGAATTATTAGCAAAAATAAAGGAATTATTGGGAGAATAGATGAGGTAAAGTCAAAAATCATAATGAATATATTGCTGTGATTCAGACACTGGACATCAGACACCACTGAAATTTGCAGGAATATGGGATTATGGAATGGGCTATCAATATTTAATTGGAGTAGTTCAATGAATACAACTCAAATTCAAACTAATTCTTTACAACAGACAATTGTTATTAAAAATAAGTTAGGGTTACATGCGCGAGCTGCGGCTGCTTTTGTTAAGATAGCACACGAGTTTCAATCAAAAATTCACCTTAAAAAAAATACTAATCCAGGTTGGGTGGATGGTAAAAGTGTTTTAAGTATCATGACATTAGAGGCATCATCTGGTAGTCAAATAATAATCAGTGCACAAGGACCTGATGCCAAACAGGCTTTAAATAAATTAATACAATTAATAAATGATAAATTTGGAGAGAAAGAATGACTTCTTCTATGGTAAAACTTAAAGGTGTAATTGCTTCACCAGGAGTAGTAATTGGTAAAGCTTATTTATTAGATATGGCTAATCTGCATGTAACTCGTAAAAGAATTCCTCCTGAGGAAATAGATAAACAATTAAGAATTTTATAGAGGCTGTCTCACGCACCGAAAAGGAGATTATGAAGGTAAATTAATAAACTATATAGAATGAAAAAAAATAGGGCTTCACGAAATTCCCTCACCCAAATATTA
Encoded proteins:
- a CDS encoding response regulator → MSKKKVLVIDDEPFLVKALKIRLEMSGYEVITAYDGLDGLNKAIEERPDLILLDVMLPKKNGYQICQRLKSDEQYKHIPIVMLTAKGQKSDKEWGERTGADVYITKPFDDKELLAKIKELLGE
- a CDS encoding HPr family phosphocarrier protein: MNTTQIQTNSLQQTIVIKNKLGLHARAAAAFVKIAHEFQSKIHLKKNTNPGWVDGKSVLSIMTLEASSGSQIIISAQGPDAKQALNKLIQLINDKFGEKE